Proteins encoded within one genomic window of Kibdelosporangium phytohabitans:
- a CDS encoding FAD/NAD(P)-binding protein produces the protein MALEIGIVGVGPRGLSVLERLCANERGAPSHPAITVHVVDPVATGPGAVWRTDQSRHLLTNTVASQISVYTDDSVTMDGPVEPGPSLYEWASSLALLGSCGDFDEETLAEARTLGPDDYPTRALYGRYLQHAFDRVVANAPAHVTVRVHDSQAVAIADTHGVVGGPQGIRLRNGTRLNHLDAVVLAQGHVPAKLTPREARTASLARIYYLTYLTPANPADVDLSGIDAGETVLLRGLGLNFFDYLALFTAGRGGVFHRDGDRLVYRPSGQEPRLFACSRRGVPYHARGENQKGAFGRYVPRLLTPEMISRLAGQDWVRLDKDLWPVIAKEVESLYYGTWLTAAGRDGERSSFVCQYLAAGPRQQARLLDTFRVPLADRWDWDRIARPYAGTRFTDRAHFRSWLLDYLADDVREAKAGNVSGPLKAALDALRDLRNEIRLVVDHGGLEGQSYRDHLEGWYTPLNAYLSIGPPVSRIEEMIALVEAGVLELTGPGTQIAIDMAEPAFVAESPLVPGPRVRAKVLIEARLPEPDLRRTEDPLLRHMLDTDQCRPFSIRTAAGGEYETGGLAVTRRPNRVIDVQGNVHPRRFAYGVPTEAVHWVTAAGIRPGVDSMTVGDSDAIARAVLALPPVADVPAPAVDENVIV, from the coding sequence ATGGCACTCGAGATCGGCATCGTCGGCGTCGGCCCGCGCGGCCTGTCGGTGCTGGAACGCCTTTGTGCCAACGAACGCGGTGCGCCGTCGCATCCTGCGATCACGGTGCACGTCGTCGACCCGGTCGCCACGGGGCCGGGCGCGGTGTGGCGGACCGACCAGTCGCGTCACCTGCTGACCAACACGGTGGCCTCGCAGATCAGCGTGTACACCGACGACAGCGTGACGATGGACGGCCCGGTCGAGCCCGGTCCCAGCTTGTACGAGTGGGCGAGTTCGTTGGCGCTGCTGGGATCGTGCGGCGACTTCGACGAGGAAACCCTCGCAGAGGCACGCACGCTCGGCCCGGACGACTACCCGACGCGAGCGCTCTACGGCCGTTACCTGCAGCACGCGTTCGACCGCGTGGTGGCCAACGCGCCCGCGCACGTAACCGTTCGTGTGCACGATTCTCAGGCGGTCGCGATCGCGGACACGCACGGTGTGGTCGGCGGCCCGCAGGGGATCAGGCTGCGCAACGGCACCCGGCTCAACCACCTTGACGCCGTCGTGCTCGCGCAGGGGCATGTGCCGGCCAAGCTCACTCCCCGCGAGGCGCGGACCGCGAGCCTGGCCCGGATCTACTACCTCACCTACCTGACCCCGGCCAACCCCGCCGACGTCGACCTCAGCGGGATCGACGCGGGCGAGACCGTGCTGTTGCGCGGCCTCGGGCTGAACTTCTTCGACTACCTGGCGTTGTTCACCGCCGGCCGCGGTGGCGTGTTCCACCGTGACGGCGACCGGCTCGTGTACCGGCCTTCCGGGCAGGAGCCGCGGCTGTTCGCCTGCTCCCGGCGCGGAGTGCCGTACCACGCCAGAGGCGAGAACCAGAAGGGCGCGTTCGGCCGGTACGTGCCGCGGCTGCTGACACCGGAGATGATCTCCCGGCTGGCCGGGCAGGATTGGGTCCGGCTCGACAAGGACCTGTGGCCGGTGATCGCGAAAGAGGTCGAGAGCCTCTACTACGGCACGTGGCTGACCGCTGCCGGGCGGGACGGCGAACGATCGTCGTTCGTCTGCCAGTACCTGGCCGCGGGTCCGCGGCAACAGGCCAGGCTGCTCGACACCTTCCGCGTGCCGCTGGCAGACCGGTGGGACTGGGACCGGATCGCCCGGCCGTACGCCGGTACCCGGTTCACCGACCGGGCGCACTTCCGGTCGTGGTTGCTGGACTACCTCGCCGACGACGTGCGAGAAGCCAAGGCGGGCAACGTATCCGGCCCGCTCAAGGCCGCGCTGGACGCCCTGCGCGACCTGCGCAACGAGATCCGGCTGGTGGTCGACCACGGCGGCCTCGAAGGACAGTCCTACCGCGACCACCTGGAGGGCTGGTACACGCCGCTCAACGCGTACCTGTCGATCGGGCCGCCGGTGTCGCGGATCGAGGAGATGATCGCGCTCGTCGAAGCCGGGGTGCTGGAGCTGACCGGCCCCGGTACCCAGATCGCCATCGACATGGCCGAGCCCGCGTTCGTCGCCGAGTCACCGCTGGTACCGGGCCCGCGGGTGCGGGCGAAGGTGCTGATCGAGGCCCGGCTGCCCGAGCCCGACCTGCGCAGGACCGAGGACCCGCTGCTGCGGCACATGCTCGACACCGACCAGTGCCGCCCGTTCTCGATCCGCACGGCAGCGGGCGGCGAGTACGAAACCGGTGGCCTGGCCGTCACGCGCCGCCCGAACCGGGTGATCGACGTGCAGGGCAACGTCCACCCGCGCCGGTTCGCCTACGGCGTGCCGACGGAAGCGGTGCACTGGGTGACCGCGGCGGGCATCCGGCCCGGCGTCGACTCGATGACCGTCGGGGATTCCGACGCGATCGCGCGCGCGGTGCTGGCGCTGCCGCCGGTCGCCGACGTCCCCGCGCCCGCTGTCGACGAGAACGTCATCGTCTAG
- a CDS encoding AfsR/SARP family transcriptional regulator — protein MLPSEFVDWGKDNPPGQDVTFTVLGQLRVLNSGLDFAPTTPKLLQVLAVLLTGSGQAVQTGSIVRELWPDEPPRSAQPTLQTYIYQLRNLFRRAELTDRPDHLLITRRLGYVLRIEPEHLDLYWFQQRCRQGRALLAERRFTEAAAMLRSALALWSGPPLANVHHGPVLSAFCVDLHEQRRNAHILRIQAEMEAGLNRELIGELRSLADTNPLDESVHAQLIRVLDRSGRRGDALHAYQRVRANLNEELGLEPGAELRQLHQELIASVAV, from the coding sequence GTGCTACCGTCGGAGTTCGTCGACTGGGGCAAGGACAACCCGCCAGGGCAGGACGTGACTTTCACCGTGCTCGGCCAGTTGCGGGTACTCAATTCAGGGCTCGACTTCGCGCCGACGACGCCGAAGTTGTTGCAGGTGCTGGCGGTTCTGCTGACCGGGTCGGGCCAGGCCGTGCAGACCGGGTCGATCGTGCGGGAACTGTGGCCGGACGAGCCGCCGCGCAGCGCGCAGCCGACCCTGCAGACGTACATCTACCAGCTGCGCAACCTGTTCCGCCGGGCGGAGCTGACCGACCGGCCGGACCACCTGCTGATCACGCGCCGCCTCGGTTACGTGCTGCGGATCGAGCCGGAACACCTCGATCTGTACTGGTTCCAGCAGCGGTGCAGGCAGGGGCGGGCGTTGCTGGCCGAGCGGCGGTTCACCGAGGCGGCGGCGATGCTGCGGTCGGCGCTCGCGCTGTGGTCCGGCCCGCCGCTGGCCAACGTGCACCACGGGCCGGTGCTGTCGGCGTTCTGCGTCGACCTGCACGAACAGCGCCGCAACGCGCACATCCTGCGGATCCAGGCCGAGATGGAGGCCGGGCTGAACCGTGAGCTGATCGGCGAGCTGCGGTCGCTCGCCGACACCAACCCGCTGGACGAGTCCGTGCACGCGCAGTTGATCCGCGTGCTCGACCGCAGCGGCCGTCGCGGTGACGCCCTGCACGCGTACCAGCGGGTGCGTGCCAATCTCAACGAGGAGCTGGGGCTGGAACCGGGGGCGGAGCTGCGGCAGTTGCACCAGGAACTGATCGCCAGCGTCGCGGTGTGA
- a CDS encoding transposase, which produces MRDAVIDRPRVPAPTRIPGSEIRTAILHDLGTVLFDSLPRSDQRGTGMDYLRGLLATPGRKSIRNMASLFANPATDQSLHHFINSSTWDWDAVRRVLAHYLDHRTSLPAWVVRPMVIPKSGPHSVGVDRRFSVSRGHAVNAQQAVGVWGASPEVSGPVNWRLRLSAAWLDDEARRNQAAIPDDVRRPETLAECAVHASVHTATDWDLPIRPVVVDVPGADPITVIRGLRAAGLPMLVRVGQDLPLTVCDPALPGHTAAAVPAGRIVAAARGLRRPVTLPCFTPTGAGDPPRTVLAAVVRVRMPASLRKTGRAGRYGELLLLAEGGEGPGRAERLWLTDLVTTHPGTLLRLTGLTRRVDKDFADIAEPVGIRDFAGRSFRGWHRHITLASAAHSVGALAGWAERHGRDGKGDQTWSLW; this is translated from the coding sequence ATGCGCGACGCGGTCATCGACCGGCCGCGAGTCCCGGCCCCGACAAGAATCCCCGGCAGCGAGATCCGGACAGCGATCCTGCACGATCTCGGCACGGTGTTGTTCGACTCCTTACCGCGCAGCGACCAGCGCGGCACCGGGATGGACTACCTGCGCGGGCTGCTGGCGACCCCCGGCCGCAAGTCCATCCGCAACATGGCCAGCCTTTTCGCCAACCCGGCGACCGACCAGAGCCTGCACCACTTCATCAACTCGTCCACATGGGACTGGGACGCGGTCCGCCGCGTGCTCGCGCACTACCTCGACCACCGCACGTCGTTGCCCGCGTGGGTCGTGCGGCCGATGGTGATCCCCAAGAGCGGCCCGCACTCGGTCGGCGTCGACCGCAGGTTCTCGGTGTCCCGCGGGCACGCGGTGAACGCACAGCAGGCCGTCGGGGTCTGGGGTGCGTCACCCGAGGTGAGCGGGCCGGTGAACTGGCGGTTGCGGCTGTCGGCGGCGTGGCTGGACGACGAGGCCCGGCGCAACCAGGCCGCCATCCCCGACGACGTGCGCCGTCCCGAGACACTGGCCGAGTGCGCCGTCCACGCGAGCGTGCACACCGCGACGGACTGGGATCTGCCGATCCGCCCGGTGGTGGTGGACGTCCCCGGCGCGGACCCGATCACGGTCATCCGCGGCCTGCGGGCCGCGGGCCTGCCGATGCTGGTGCGCGTCGGCCAGGACCTCCCGTTGACTGTGTGCGATCCCGCCCTGCCCGGTCACACGGCTGCCGCGGTACCCGCGGGCCGGATCGTGGCAGCCGCCAGGGGACTGCGCCGCCCGGTGACGCTGCCGTGTTTCACCCCGACCGGTGCCGGTGATCCACCGCGCACGGTGCTGGCGGCCGTCGTCCGTGTCCGGATGCCTGCCAGCCTGCGCAAGACCGGCCGGGCGGGCCGGTACGGCGAACTGCTGCTGCTCGCCGAAGGCGGGGAAGGGCCGGGCCGTGCGGAACGGCTGTGGCTGACCGACCTGGTGACCACGCACCCCGGCACCCTGCTGCGGTTGACCGGGCTGACCCGCCGGGTGGACAAGGACTTCGCTGACATCGCCGAACCCGTGGGGATCCGCGACTTCGCCGGTCGCTCCTTCCGCGGCTGGCACAGGCACATCACGCTCGCGTCGGCCGCGCATTCCGTCGGCGCCCTCGCCGGCTGGGCCGAGCGGCACGGACGGGACGGGAAAGGAGACCAGACATGGTCGCTGTGGTGA
- a CDS encoding 2,3-dihydro-2,3-dihydroxybenzoate dehydrogenase, translating to MVAVVTGAAGGIGLSVARVLAEAGHEIAAVDRRQAELAEAVAKLTADGLAVTGFQADVTSSERAESVVDDIERELGPVDSLVNAAGVLRTGDARHCADEDWDAMFAVNAAGVFRMCRAVVNRMVPRRGGVIVTVASNAAGTPRSGMSGYAASKAAAVMLTKSLGLEVAKYGIRCNVVAPGSTDTEMLRSMWRDESGPRATLNGDLGAYRLGIPLGKIGQPSDVAEAVAFLLSDKAGHITMATLTVDGGATLGV from the coding sequence ATGGTCGCTGTGGTGACTGGGGCAGCCGGCGGTATCGGGCTGTCGGTGGCCAGGGTGCTCGCCGAGGCCGGGCACGAGATCGCCGCCGTCGACCGCAGGCAGGCGGAACTCGCCGAGGCCGTGGCCAAACTGACCGCGGACGGACTCGCGGTGACCGGTTTCCAGGCCGACGTGACATCCAGCGAACGCGCCGAGTCCGTTGTGGACGACATCGAACGCGAACTGGGACCGGTCGATTCGCTGGTCAACGCGGCGGGCGTGCTGCGCACCGGCGACGCGCGGCACTGCGCGGACGAGGACTGGGACGCGATGTTCGCCGTGAACGCCGCCGGGGTGTTCCGGATGTGCCGTGCGGTGGTCAACCGGATGGTGCCGCGCCGCGGTGGCGTGATCGTCACGGTGGCGTCCAACGCCGCCGGGACACCGCGATCGGGAATGTCCGGCTACGCCGCGTCCAAGGCCGCCGCGGTCATGCTGACCAAGAGCCTCGGCCTGGAAGTGGCCAAGTACGGCATCCGCTGCAACGTCGTGGCTCCCGGGTCGACCGACACCGAGATGCTGCGGTCCATGTGGCGCGACGAATCCGGGCCGCGCGCCACCCTCAACGGTGACCTCGGCGCGTACCGGCTCGGTATCCCGCTCGGCAAGATCGGCCAACCGTCCGATGTGGCCGAAGCCGTGGCTTTCCTGTTGTCGGACAAAGCCGGTCACATCACGATGGCCACCCTCACCGTGGACGGCGGCGCCACTCTCGGCGTCTGA
- a CDS encoding class I SAM-dependent methyltransferase, producing the protein MATRTPPGIYHRAELYDVIYRGRGKDYQGDARDLVKLVKERNDTATSLLDVACGTGKHLRYFAEEFDRVAGVDLAEDMVRIAGDSLPGIPVYQADMSDFDLGSRFDAITCMFSSIGYLPGVSELDSALRSFSRHLNPGGIVVIEPWWFPERAISGHVVSDLVTEGDCTVSRISHAVLAGNAHRMDVHYVVARTGQGIEHFTDTHVLALFTREQYENAFVMAGLSVEYMTWDKPGPGLFVGSKAR; encoded by the coding sequence GTGGCGACGAGGACACCGCCGGGGATCTACCACCGCGCCGAACTCTACGACGTGATCTACCGGGGGAGGGGCAAGGACTACCAGGGCGACGCACGCGACCTGGTCAAACTCGTCAAGGAACGCAACGACACCGCGACGTCCCTGCTGGACGTGGCGTGCGGCACGGGCAAGCACCTGCGCTACTTCGCCGAGGAGTTCGACCGGGTGGCCGGCGTCGACCTGGCCGAGGACATGGTCCGGATCGCGGGCGACAGCCTGCCGGGCATCCCGGTGTACCAGGCCGACATGTCCGACTTCGACCTCGGCAGCCGGTTCGACGCGATCACGTGCATGTTCAGCTCGATCGGCTACCTGCCCGGAGTGTCCGAACTGGACTCGGCGCTGCGGTCGTTCAGCAGGCACCTCAACCCCGGCGGGATCGTCGTCATCGAGCCGTGGTGGTTCCCGGAACGCGCGATCTCCGGGCACGTGGTGAGCGACCTGGTGACCGAAGGCGACTGCACGGTCTCGCGGATATCGCACGCGGTGCTGGCGGGCAACGCCCACCGGATGGACGTGCACTACGTCGTGGCCAGGACCGGGCAGGGGATCGAGCACTTCACCGACACGCACGTGCTGGCGCTGTTCACGCGTGAGCAGTACGAGAACGCCTTCGTCATGGCCGGGCTGAGCGTGGAGTACATGACGTGGGACAAGCCCGGACCGGGCCTGTTCGTCGGATCGAAAGCACGCTGA
- a CDS encoding dTDP-4-dehydrorhamnose 3,5-epimerase family protein, whose amino-acid sequence MESRPLRVDGAFAFTPPVYRDDRGFILAPFQETPFVGEVGYPLFPVVQTCFSKSRRGVVRGVHYTATPPGMAKYVYCAYGTIQDVVVDLRVGSPTYGAWDSVVLDQDSFQAVYLPVGVGHAFVSLADDSVMHYMLSAGYSTDTELAISPLDLDLPLVIDANPVLSERDAAAPAFAAAERAGLLPHYDVCQEIEAKWRG is encoded by the coding sequence ATGGAGTCCCGGCCGTTGCGCGTCGACGGCGCGTTCGCGTTCACGCCGCCGGTGTACCGGGACGATCGCGGCTTCATCCTGGCACCGTTCCAGGAAACGCCTTTCGTCGGCGAGGTCGGCTACCCGCTGTTCCCGGTCGTGCAGACGTGTTTCAGCAAATCACGCCGCGGGGTCGTGCGAGGTGTGCACTACACCGCGACCCCGCCGGGAATGGCGAAGTACGTGTACTGCGCGTACGGCACGATCCAGGACGTGGTCGTGGATCTGCGGGTCGGGTCGCCGACGTACGGCGCGTGGGACAGCGTCGTCCTCGACCAGGACAGCTTTCAAGCGGTGTATCTGCCGGTCGGCGTGGGACACGCGTTCGTGTCGCTGGCTGATGACAGCGTGATGCACTACATGTTGTCGGCCGGGTACTCCACCGACACCGAGCTGGCGATCTCGCCGCTGGACCTCGATCTGCCCCTGGTGATCGACGCCAATCCCGTTCTGTCCGAACGGGACGCGGCGGCACCGGCGTTCGCGGCGGCCGAGCGGGCCGGATTGCTGCCGCACTACGACGTGTGCCAGGAGATCGAGGCCAAATGGCGCGGGTAG
- a CDS encoding NAD-dependent epimerase/dehydratase family protein, producing MARVAVLGGTGWVGRQVCAAFVQRGHEVVAAARHRPADLPYPFHRLDLADATPDDITDLVARDRVDIVVNSTDAANANDGFHGSPAHLARVNVDAVHTVLDALAGVPWRPRLVHLGTIHEYGHVADGVAVDETAHPQPANAYTRTKLDGSVAVLDAAREGKVNGVVLRVTQILGPQPSPATFPGKLLASLRAASVGSPASVRIAQAVRDFVDVRDVAAAVLLAADKPVSGKVINIGSGVVVAIRDLVERFVEVAGLPAAAVREDPSPVASLGGDWMLADIRLAERLLGWRPRRTLRDSLRAMWEG from the coding sequence ATGGCGCGGGTAGCGGTGCTCGGCGGGACGGGCTGGGTCGGCAGGCAGGTGTGTGCCGCGTTCGTTCAGCGCGGCCACGAGGTCGTCGCCGCCGCCCGGCACCGGCCCGCGGACCTGCCGTACCCGTTCCACCGGCTCGACCTGGCCGACGCGACACCCGACGACATCACCGACCTGGTGGCCCGTGACCGCGTTGACATCGTTGTCAATTCGACCGACGCCGCCAACGCCAACGACGGCTTCCACGGCTCGCCCGCACATCTGGCCAGGGTCAACGTCGACGCTGTGCACACAGTGCTCGACGCGCTCGCCGGCGTGCCGTGGCGCCCCCGGTTGGTGCACCTGGGCACGATCCACGAGTACGGCCACGTCGCCGATGGCGTCGCGGTCGACGAGACCGCACACCCCCAGCCGGCGAACGCCTACACCCGCACCAAACTCGACGGATCGGTGGCGGTGCTGGACGCCGCTCGCGAAGGCAAGGTCAACGGTGTGGTCCTGCGGGTCACCCAGATCCTCGGGCCACAGCCGTCCCCGGCCACCTTCCCGGGCAAACTGCTGGCCTCGCTGCGTGCCGCCTCCGTCGGCAGCCCGGCGTCGGTGCGGATCGCGCAGGCCGTGCGTGACTTCGTCGACGTGCGGGACGTCGCCGCGGCCGTGCTCCTCGCGGCGGACAAGCCCGTGTCCGGCAAGGTGATCAACATCGGCAGCGGAGTGGTCGTGGCGATCCGCGACCTGGTCGAGCGGTTCGTGGAAGTGGCTGGTCTCCCGGCCGCGGCGGTCAGGGAGGATCCCAGCCCGGTGGCCAGTCTCGGTGGGGACTGGATGCTTGCGGACATCCGGCTGGCCGAGCGCCTGCTCGGCTGGCGCCCGCGGCGGACGCTGCGGGACTCGTTGCGCGCCATGTGGGAGGGCTGA
- a CDS encoding oxygenase MpaB family protein encodes MGTEQRYARRREIEAMDVKESCSEIWLLDMAYEFPWEWQIAGSAAFYASLAPARLAELLVRTRELTENTEKRLEDTSILMWETFRHGVRGKQGKAAVRQLNRIHRNAVRHISDEHRTWEITNEDYLFVLATTFLTTIRVAADITWRPLTEQERTAAYLHFREIGEVMGLKDIPQTYAEIAEFHDDYAARHIRYTPEAEQLYMAGRGMIVDVLTMWLPERSPAWFTAVTRRIAVAALPALMPEMLRTAFGIPAPSRLLSAVVGAGMRLRGAVVRRMSPRTESAIPDRFPTEKFPDADYTMDQIGPAHTVGR; translated from the coding sequence ATGGGAACAGAGCAGCGATACGCCCGCCGCCGGGAGATCGAGGCGATGGACGTCAAGGAGTCCTGCAGTGAGATCTGGTTGCTGGACATGGCGTACGAGTTCCCCTGGGAGTGGCAGATAGCGGGCAGCGCGGCCTTCTACGCGAGCCTCGCCCCGGCGAGACTGGCCGAACTGCTCGTGCGGACCCGTGAACTGACGGAGAACACCGAGAAGCGCCTCGAGGACACCTCGATCCTGATGTGGGAGACCTTCCGCCACGGCGTGCGGGGCAAGCAGGGAAAGGCGGCGGTGCGCCAGCTGAACCGGATCCACCGCAACGCGGTCCGCCACATCAGCGACGAGCACAGGACGTGGGAGATCACGAACGAGGACTACCTCTTCGTGCTGGCGACCACCTTCCTGACCACGATCCGCGTCGCCGCGGACATCACCTGGCGGCCGTTGACCGAACAGGAAAGGACCGCCGCGTACCTGCACTTCCGGGAGATCGGGGAAGTGATGGGCCTGAAGGACATCCCCCAGACCTACGCGGAGATAGCCGAGTTCCACGACGACTACGCGGCCAGGCACATCAGGTACACGCCGGAGGCGGAGCAGCTCTACATGGCGGGCCGCGGCATGATCGTGGACGTGCTCACGATGTGGCTGCCCGAGCGGTCCCCGGCGTGGTTCACGGCCGTGACGCGCAGGATAGCGGTGGCCGCGTTGCCCGCTCTGATGCCGGAGATGCTGCGCACGGCATTCGGCATCCCGGCCCCCTCGCGTCTGCTGTCGGCAGTGGTGGGCGCGGGAATGCGGTTGCGCGGCGCGGTGGTACGACGGATGTCGCCGCGCACGGAGTCGGCCATCCCCGACCGCTTCCCCACGGAGAAGTTCCCGGATGCCGACTACACCATGGACCAGATCGGCCCGGCGCACACCGTCGGCCGCTGA
- a CDS encoding GNAT family N-acetyltransferase — protein sequence MTYDVIVAPDRELLTTWLADADRELAGLSDLASVRHRKVLALGVLRSEDAFDRVSEYVTQVLAVAADVPSAQSARDKMSEGLRELRKTGLTAAPDGDSPWFDAFGKVYEGADEVRAASLATAATYEKLEDARRILGQIAGDGGVNTLLVLRKNQAPVAMAAVRGMEESSKEIIIADLVASPVYIAGGGTGVGSVAAEYVIREAKRRNASLSLIALGDKVRAIYTHWGFVGAGDSMSMSSAAMDQFLTTHKVLESQ from the coding sequence ATGACCTATGACGTCATCGTCGCACCCGACCGGGAGCTGCTGACCACGTGGCTGGCCGACGCCGACCGCGAACTGGCCGGGCTGAGCGATCTCGCGTCGGTCCGCCACCGCAAGGTGCTGGCGCTGGGTGTGCTGCGCTCGGAGGACGCGTTCGACCGGGTCAGCGAATACGTGACGCAGGTGCTTGCGGTCGCTGCCGACGTGCCGAGTGCGCAGTCGGCTCGGGACAAGATGTCAGAAGGTCTGCGTGAGCTGAGGAAAACCGGGCTGACCGCGGCACCCGACGGCGACAGCCCGTGGTTCGACGCCTTCGGCAAGGTCTACGAAGGCGCGGACGAGGTCCGGGCGGCGTCGCTGGCGACGGCGGCGACATACGAGAAGCTGGAGGACGCGCGGCGCATCCTCGGGCAGATCGCCGGCGACGGCGGGGTCAACACGCTGCTGGTGCTCCGCAAGAACCAGGCCCCGGTGGCGATGGCGGCGGTGCGGGGAATGGAGGAATCCAGCAAGGAGATCATCATCGCCGACCTGGTCGCCTCGCCCGTCTACATCGCCGGGGGCGGTACCGGCGTCGGCAGCGTCGCGGCGGAGTACGTCATCCGCGAAGCCAAGCGCCGCAACGCCTCGCTGTCGCTGATCGCCCTCGGCGACAAGGTGCGGGCGATCTACACCCATTGGGGTTTCGTCGGCGCAGGCGACAGCATGTCCATGAGCAGCGCGGCCATGGACCAGTTCCTGACCACCCACAAGGTGCTCGAATCCCAGTAG
- a CDS encoding phytanoyl-CoA dioxygenase family protein: MSNPAELTTPDNLTDEAIAAFRANGFAHIPKVLTGEEVAECLRDAKDWLARGEKMAWDKSVDESVVDGTVMEWVESPQSAALRRLALHPRVTAIAEKLTGVKLRMFRSEIVRKPNDKSSVTPPHIDAPYWPWKSGADRGWQGASLTAWVALTDVPVERGCMSFIPGSHIGPEPTPDDWDIFSTRPELAWNPRVTAPLRAGGMTFHHERVVHMAGANLTDTDRISLGTVYIDADTIFDPSYGTAEEDLGVQPGQRLDIDRYPLVADHQ; the protein is encoded by the coding sequence ATGTCGAATCCAGCCGAACTCACCACGCCGGACAACCTGACCGACGAGGCCATCGCGGCGTTCCGGGCGAACGGCTTCGCGCACATCCCGAAGGTGCTCACCGGCGAAGAGGTCGCCGAGTGCCTCCGTGACGCCAAGGACTGGCTGGCCCGGGGCGAGAAGATGGCGTGGGACAAGTCCGTCGACGAATCCGTTGTGGACGGAACGGTGATGGAGTGGGTGGAGAGCCCGCAGAGCGCCGCACTGCGCAGGCTGGCCCTGCACCCCCGGGTCACGGCGATCGCGGAGAAGCTGACCGGCGTGAAGCTGCGCATGTTCCGCAGCGAGATCGTCCGCAAGCCCAACGACAAGTCCAGCGTCACCCCGCCGCACATCGACGCGCCCTACTGGCCGTGGAAGAGCGGCGCGGACAGGGGCTGGCAGGGCGCGTCGCTGACGGCGTGGGTCGCGCTGACCGACGTGCCGGTCGAGCGCGGCTGCATGAGCTTCATCCCCGGCTCCCACATCGGCCCGGAGCCCACCCCGGACGACTGGGACATCTTCTCGACCCGGCCGGAACTGGCGTGGAATCCCCGCGTCACCGCACCGCTGCGGGCGGGCGGGATGACGTTCCACCACGAGCGCGTCGTCCACATGGCGGGCGCGAACCTGACGGACACGGACCGGATCTCCCTCGGCACGGTGTACATCGACGCCGACACGATCTTCGACCCGTCGTACGGGACCGCCGAGGAGGACCTCGGTGTGCAGCCCGGCCAGCGCCTCGACATCGACCGCTACCCCTTGGTGGCAGACCACCAGTGA